The sequence TAAATCAGcaaatatttattctcttttgctGAAATATAAGCTAACCTGGAGGAAATGAGATTCTCCAGATTGAAAGCTTACTAAATGGTGTTTATTCAGAGTTTTATTTCCAAACCTCTAGAGCTTCTCAATCCATTACTGCATTTCCAACAGCCTTGGCTGTCCTATCTCTTTGAAGGAAGAAGGGATGATGATTCTCGCATGTAGCATTAGGAATCTGGAAAATTCCCTCTTCCTTCGTTTGCCACGAAAATAGCTTTCATCTGGGTATCTGCATTCCCACCTGAGGAGTAATTCCTTAATTTCTGGCaacatttattttccacattATCTAATTGGTTTTTAgaaggttttttccccccctctaaTCTCTCCCTGCTGAATTCCTGCCTCTCTGCGTTAGCATTTGTTCCCTAGGCATGGGTTGTGAGCCAGACTGTGATTTCAGGCTCAGAGTTCACAAACCTCACCCGctgagagagggagggaagggcaggaagAGGTCTTTGCAAGAGTTTTCAGGTGTATTGTTCAGTGCTGGTTTACATCTGTGggtctaaaaatattttaaccttaAGAACCCAGCTTActttgaaataaaggaaaaccCCTAAATTCAGCTGTGAGTGGGCTTGCACTGTAGCTCctgtttttttaacataaaaccaCAAAGTGTGTGAGGGGCTATTTTATGACTCCCATTGCTGCTCCATTAAGTGTTAGGTTACTGCTTTGCTATCAGGGTGATTAAAGCTAAGTATGCAAATTCACGGCTAAGCTTACCTGCGTAAGGCAGCAGTCCCAGGGGAGCTCAGAGCGTAGAGCACCGGCGTGAGGGTGGCTTGACTTGAGCGTGGCTCATGCTTGGCTTTACAGAACTGAACTGAATTACACCATTACGCCTAGCACAGTCAGATTTGATCTGACAGGACGTATATCACTTGTCATCCCAACTGGCAGAGACCAGATGGCTCATGAGCTGGTTCCAGGGCTGTTTCTTCCAGCCTGTGTAGAGGAACAAAGAGCCTCCTGAAGATACTTCCACTTTCTTCACACAGTCactcggggaaggctgctgccaGCGGTGAGCAAACACTTTGATATCATTGATCACGATACCTCAATATCTTTTTCAGCCATGCTTTTGCACAAATGTCTGTGTGTCAACTACAGCGCAAAGATTCATATTTCTTCGTTGACTTAATTTACAGCGCGTTGTTTACCAAAGATTTTGCAATAACAGCATAATCTAAGGACCACAGACTTCTTTGGCTGCATATAGttccttctgtttctgaaacCAGATACTTACGAAGTGGCAGACTGTCTTTCAACTGGCACTGTTGACATTTCAAGCCCTTAATGGTACAAGCTAAGAAATCCCCTAGGAAAaccaggtggaaaaaaaaggcttcttcCTTCTCAGTGCGTTCGATGCTTAAGTTTGCACTGACGCAACTGCTTGAAGAAGTACGCAGGAGTAGAGGAGAGAAAAGATGGATCAAGAACAACAATTCAGTTACTGTCTGTTGAACAAGATGCCAAGCCAGCGCTGCAAAGCTGCGTGTGTACAGCAGTGAGAAAGAGCAATTCCTCAGCCTCTGGCTATGTTAATAGCTACAGCTCCGAGAAAACCGTCCCATCCATTCCTGCAAAACACCTCTGTCAAAAGTCATTTTTAAGCATTTGAGTCTGATAAACTGACACAGATATAGAAGTTAATAAGATGTAATTATTGTCTGAATCTTCAGTCAAAACTAAACTTTAACAGACATGTAACATATTTTCATTACCGATCCAGATGTAAATTCAATCCCCAGGGAAGCTAACATCTCAGGTTCATAAAGTATCTCAGAAGTCACAAAAATCCTTACTATATAATTACTGGCTGTTCTTAATCCACAAGTACAGTTTCAGGCCTGTGCAGCGGAGAGGGAGTGTGGCAGCTCCGGGTGCTGCAGCAATATAATGTACCATGAAAGCTCACACAGTGCAGCAGGACAAAAAACATAAGTGAAGGGCTGAAAGGGCGATGCTGGCCCTTGGTATGGAGCTAAACGGCACCGGTGAGGTTGCAGCAAAGACTGCAGTGTTCTCACCAAGTAGTTATGCCATCCCACTTCTTTTGTGTGTTCTGCAAATATGTGCACAGTCAAATATTCATTTAAGCCTCTGTATGTTAGCCCTAAGTAATCTGCAAATATTATTTGCAAAACTCTCATGTCCCATTCAAGCAAACATTTCAGCAGACTCCCTACCTGAGCTGGGCGAGTTCTCTGttaaatatgaaacattttgAGTATCTTACACCAAGAGGGAGGAACTACTGGCATGTTTAtgttaaaacaatgttttaataAACAGCAGCATAAAATAATCAGTGTTTAATATCATCTCTGGCAtgtgaaatacaaaaatgcaCATATCTTAATTATAAAATAGCCTTTGTTATTACATTTTCATGCTTGCCTAATTGAAATGCCCATAATTCATAAATCAATAATCAAGTAATACAGTGATTAAACGCATgcagtgaaaacaaaagaaaaatatttgtataagGTAGTGGCTGAATATCACCATAATATATTTCAAGAACATCTACATCAGGttaaaaataacaagaaacaGACCAAGATATAAAATGCAGAGATGTATTTTCACTTCTGCTGTACAAAACATTATCACACTTCTgtgcaaaaagataaaaataaagtcATATTATACAACATTGTCAACTGAGCAAAAGATTGTTTTTGTTCCGTGTACAATAAAAATACTATTCAGTACAAAAGAGTCTGAAAAACTGTAACGTACACAGCACTTTTGTAACTCATTAAAGTGGTTTCAAATGAATAATCTAGATTGCTTATACCTGAATGAATTTTTCGTAATTATACAAATGCCATATTTCTAAGTTGAAAGTTAACACTAATTCACATTCTTAGAATTGACAGACAAAATTTCTATCAATAGATTTGCTGCCTAATGGAATGCGAGTTTCCCTTTCTTTCAGGGTTACTGGAGTCATAGTCACTGATATTACACATTGATCTGAAACAATAAATATTCCTGGGAAAACTGATTGTCATATATAAAATTGTGGTTTGGAGCCTTTCCATTAAACAGTTGCATAGCAACAAAAGGATATAAAATTTCTGCTTTAACTACTAGATTATGAAATGTTATCTTTGAATAAGCTGATTCAGGTTCTGAAATTAAAacacttttaatttcatttcctttAAGGCAATTTCTTAGAACTCCAGTCGTCTTTAGCAGCCAATAGCAGCTGATGTTTGTAGACTGCAAGTTGATAACTCAAGCTGTTGTGCTGTCATATAAATGACTTTTTTTGGTCTGAATCTGATCTCAGACTCCCAACTTAACAAAAGACCAAAATCTTACCTGAAGAAATTTATTCAGCTCTCAGATCACATATTTGAAACATAATCCTTGACTGCAAAATTTACAAATACTTTAACTAGCTATTGGAACTGAAATTGCACACCCAGTAGATCTCCGAATATTTGCATCTCCTAAAAAAgagacaaatattaaaatatgttttcagtataaaaaagTTTCTGTGATTTAAACCACATCAGAGGtttaaaaagctgtgaaaaaGCGTATgataaaatgtttctgtttgaaaaaaaaaaaccaaacccacacccTTCCCCATTCTGAATTGTCGGTGGCACTTAAAGAAACAATGCGTCCATTGACAAAGCTGAGTATTCATACCACAACGATCTTTGTCTGGTTGAGTCTGCCCATCCTGTCAAGCAGTTAAACTTCACAGAAGATACTTGCTGCAATGTCTGTTAAACAACCAGAAGaatctttaataaaatatttgaatataAATCTTTTCTACGACTTTCTAGTTTGTATTGTAAACAGTTATATTTACAAAGGCCTCGCTTATTTACAATTCAGCTGAAATCATAGATTCATTAGGTCCATGGACGCTGGAGTCTCCTAATAGGGAAGACTGCTTCGAGTCAATTTTGTACGGtttttgagttttatttccaaaaaCTGTCATACCAATTCCTCCCGGATGACTCGGAATTGACATATGAGATAGCAAAGGAATATTTGCTTCCTGGTTGGATCCCGAAGACGGCAAACTAGTGACATGACCTGTGCTAGTGGATCCACTGGCGCTGCTCGGAGAACGACTCTTTGGAGGAGGACAGTGCTGGATGACCCTGGGCGGACCCTGCGGTTGGTAGTGGGCAGCTGGGAAAGCAGCATATCCTGGTGGAATCGGGTACCCGTTGATGGGGATGTAGCGCTGGTTTTGAGGTATCGGTGGGCCGATGAACCCGGCAATTTGGCCTTGTGGTATACCTTGTGCTGGAAACATGTAGTTAGGGTACCTAGGATTACTGAGATTACTAACCGGACTGGCGCTGAGGGAAGTTGTTTGAGTGGTGGCGTTCCCACCGGAGGGGGTAGTAGAACTAGTGTGACTTGATAGACCCTCCCACGAGCGCAGCCTGGCATGGATTTCTTTAAAGCGTGGCCTCCGGGATGGCAGATCATGCCAGCACTCTGTCATCAGGCTATACATTCTGGGAGGACAGTCTTCAGAGCACGGCAGCAGTTGTCTTTTCCTGATCATCTCTATGACTTCTTGATTACTAAATCCGTAATAGGGTTGAAGTCCAAAGCTGAATATTTCCCATAAGACAACTCCAAACGACCAAATATCTGAATCAGAAGAGAACTTGCCGTACATAATCGCCTCCGGTGGCATCCAGCGGATTGGCAAGAGAGACTTGTTCTGAACTCTGTAATAATCTGCCGAGTAGATTTCTCTCGAGAGTCCAAGGTCTGAAATTTTCACATGAAGTTGTTCTCCAATTAAAATGTTACGAGCGGCGAGATCTTTATGGACAAAAAAATGACTCGATAAGTACTCCATCCCTGCTGCAATCTGGACTGCGATGTGCAGGAAATCCCCATGGTCCAGGCTGGATTTCACAGTCCCATCCTCATCGCTGCTGCACCCAACATCTGAGTGCGGCGATCGCATGATGAGAAACTCGTGGAGGTCTCCTTGGTTCATGTATTCAAAAAGCATGCAGACGGGTTGCTCCTGGGTCACCACACCTAAGAGGCAAACGATGTTAGGGTGATGGAGCTCGGCCATGAGAGATGCTTCTTGCTGGAACTCTGcccactgctgggggttgttaaAGTCTTTTAGTGTCTTGATAGCAACGAGCTGAGCGTGATCCATGCCTGGAAGGTAGAGATGTCCCTTGTAGATCTTGCCAAAAGCACATTCGCCCAGTTCTTCCATGAAACGAACAGCAGACAGAGGCAACTCCTTAGCCTTACTCTGTGAAGCAACAGCAAAAACATGTCAGAAAAACAGgactgaaaacatatttttaagtatAAGATCTTTTTGCACAGGATGTCTGAAAGCCAAGCAGAGTGACGCAGGAACGTCCTGAGCCATGTATCCCTTTGGCAACGATCCTGCTCAGCCCTGTGAGACGCAGGCACTGGTGTGTTGGCATCAGCCCCAGGGCCAGATACAGCCCGAGGAACACCAGTATCCCAGTGTAGGCAAAGCTCAGGGCTGAGTGCTGCCTAATCTCAGTGCACCCTGCTCCAAAACTAAATTTAGAATTACTTTATATCCTCTAGACAAGATCAGATAAAAGTAGTAGGTATTAGATCTAAATATATGCAGGAACCATCAGTATTTGAGCAAAGGCATTTATATACTCGTGCTTCAGAATTTATATGCTTAAAATGGAATCTGACTAATTTCAGGAATTGAGGTAATTCACATACTTTAAGTAAGTACATGATGAAGCATTTTCTGGGCCAGGGCCTGAAGTTTTAgcagaaatctttttttaaaaaaaactatgtCCTGGTAGCCAATTCTTCCTTGACTTTGCTATTAACCCTTCAACGTACAGTAGAGACTATTTCTGCTCACATGTGACCGAATGTTCAGTCCTGAAATACACGGGACAGAGTCAGCTGGAAAAATGAGATAGTAGTCAAAGAAGAAAGGCAAACTTTTAGAAAACTCTGTTGTTATTCTGGGTGCATATATTCACTCTTAGGCCATAAAGAAGTTGTATTATTTCCATTAACCTCTACATATTTTGTAACACCTACACCAAAACCCACTCATTTAGGGTCCTCAGTATAGCCATAGGTAGTAATTTAAGGCTAACGAGTTTGGGATCTGTGTTTTGCACATTAGTGTAAACATCAGCATTTGCGTTCCTGAAATAATGTAACGGCAGCTTTACAGTGGCCATATAGGGAAAAAACCTGacgttttttaaaaattaattttaaaatgacattttagaaTCAACTAATTCTCATTATATTGACCACTTACAACTTCTAGACAAATACTTcattaatagtaataaaaataataacaacgacaataataataatgataataataacaataataatacagCCATTTGAGCAGGCAGCCAGTAGACTGTACGGTGATGGCAGGAAATTAGCTATATTGTTGAGGAACAGATGGTTTGTATTATACAAATCCTTTAGGCTAAAACTTGTTTAGGTCTGGCAtattgtaaattatattttagtaATGAAAGTGAAATGACCTCTGTCTGACCTGAGGCTGGGTTTGTCTGTTTGAACCAACGTAGTGGAAAACtatgaaagaaaatgaagtcaTAAAGTTTTGGCAGGAAGGGCTCATTTCAAGTTAAGCGGTTATAAATCTGCTTAGTTTTTGTTTGACAAGTATTTGTCATACATCGGTGTACAAAATGTAAAGAAGTGTAAAATACATATGAGGCAGCATGCCAAAGTAAACCAAGTACAAAGGGAGAGCAGTAAGAGAGAAGCCACCGCCTCTGTCTCTTTATCAGCTCCTTCCATTAGGTGAACAACAAGACGAGCTtagtttattatattttttgaAGGCAATTAAAATCCCTTAAAACTGAAACAGGCTTTTGGATAAAATGCTAATATTTCTATACGTATGAGCAAACACACACCTACCTCAGCTGGAGCTTGACGCCTAAGCGTGTTTTTACCCAACGTTAATACTGGATGCAATATTTGACATTAATACTGGATACAGTATTTGAAAACAGGATTCTACTTCCTCtcctttaaaattttgtttgaaaGGCTATCAAAACATTTGAGACAGGGAGAGCTGGATTTCCAGTGGGAAAATACGGAATTAGCGTAAATAAGATGGGAAGTTTTTTGCAGCGTGAGACTTTGAACATCAAGAGAAAACAGTGCTGTCTagatttgcaaatatttctgggCAAGTTGCTTTCCTGTGCTGCGTGCATAAGGCATCAGTGCGTCAGCAGTCGAGGTGGAAATTGTGACCTCATTAAAATGATTCTGACATTCCCCAAATATCTAGTAGAATGGCAACCCAGAAGCCAACCCAAATTTAACAAAATATTCCACGGAAGTTGGATGCAAGACGTAGTTTTGACACCTGATTAAACGGTTTCTTGTGCTGTCACCAATATTTTGATATATAGCTCCTCTAAGCTCTAGATGGAAGTTGAAATTAAAAACTTTAAGGGAAAATGAAGATAAATTCACTGAGTGTGAGGAAGTGAAGAGTTAAAATATAACAAGAGACCAAACTCTGCCTGAGCACCCCGCACAACAGTCCTGCTGGCATCACGCACTATTTACAACAGGAATCCTGATGTTAGCACTACGCCGTGtaaaaaacatccctgtatgcaGTTTGGATTACTAAAGGGCATAAGCAGCACTGCCTTTTCCAGCACAGTGGGTTTACTTTTATCACTCACTTAAAAAGACTCTCCTATTCTTTCTGCGAGCTGGTGTCAAGCTGGaatttttctctgcaaaaaaCTTTCCGTGTCCATCCCTGCTACAGACACACAGGGCAGCACCCCTGAAAGAGCAACTCCTGCCTGGGTGGCACAGCTCCATCCACCCCTGCCCCTTGTACTGAAGTCATTTTCCCTAGGCTGCCACAATATAACTTTTTATAACTTAATTCTATAAACTTGACATTTAAGAGCAAGCCAGAGCGGTATGTCATAGCTGCTTTATTGAACTGAAGAAGGAAACTAGTCCAAAATTTATTCAGAGATGGAGAATACAGCTCCTGAAGCACAAGTGTAACCTTTCCTGATGCTGAGTGATTAGCTctgctgaaagcagagcagtATTTGAAAGTTAAGAGTTCACATTGCGGAAACTCAATAAAATCAGAATTTGGATTCATTTTGCTATctcattttctaataaaaataacagcttaCCCAAAGGCATGCCTGACTGTTTCGATGCCACAGTTTCTATTCTAATTACTTGTAGATACTGATTTTTACTCTGAAACAAACTCCATCGAGTTGTGGAAGCGAATTGGCACGGTGTGAAAAACAAGGGAAATCCTCTTCCCAGGGCATTATTCTGCCTGCAGGTGGCAGAAGGCAGTTACCACCCTGGGATGGGTCATCCCTACAGGTTTGCAGATGGGCTGCTCTGCCAATAAACAAGGAGCTCAAAGTTAATCACGCTTAAAtcttaaaatgatttttttaaaaaacgccTCACGAACCCGGGACTACAGTGAAGCAAAACAGTACCAGCAACCAGAGCTGCTACCCACCAGCTGCACTGGCCGCAACTGCAGGCAGATTTCTGAGGCTCTGTTTTGGTAATTTCTCTTTTAACTGAGAGAACGGGTAAGCTtgcaaaaacaaagaacaaatctTTCCAAAGTGATTTCAGCTGAGTGAAAGATGACTACTGCAGATCCATGAAAAAAACTCTCTTGAGAAAATGCTGAATCATGTCTTTATCTGCGCTACTTTCTAACTGGAATGAGGCAATTCAGAGATGCTTCAGTAAGGGGTTGCTTGCTTTATTACAGAAAAACACCAGCTCCTATTTCTCCAGGTACATGGACACGTAGGAATTACCCCCACAGGTCCAGCACGCTTGCTATGTTGCTGATGAGAAAAGCCCTTACAAAAATTACAGCTAAAGGCACCAGCAGAAACTGCAAGTTGGAAATCAGCCTAGTATTTCAGTGCTGAGTTGATCCAAGCATTTCACTCCCTGCCTTTACAGACAGCAAATGTCGAAGCAGAAATGAGGGATTACCTTCGGTTTATAGGCGTTGAGCATCGACATCTCCACATTTTGTCCTCTTACATGTTTAGGCTGTCTCTGAACGGGAGGGGAAGATGACTTCTGGTTGTTGCGACAGATGCAGATGAAGAAGAAGAGCAAGGCTATGGCCAGGGGAATAGTAACACTTGGCACCAGGATATAGAGGATTtccattttattcttttccttggAATCCTTATAATCTggttcagaaaaaacaaacaaacaaacaaaaaaccaacaccgAAACATTGAATGAAGTATCCCATAGAGTCAAATACATCCCTGGCTCAACTAGAAGTGTTAAGAAGAATAAAACATCCAGATAATGCTACTGCAATCCGCCCTGaatgctgttttatttccttaataTTAACGGAGCAATTAATTTTGTTGAGTAACATTTCTGTAAGAACACAGAATGGCCAGAAACTATCTCCCTCAGCATGTCAGCTCAAACCTACTCATGGTCATGAAATAGCTGAACACTGTGAGGTGGCTATTGCTTGGGGTGAAATGAAGTAAGAGTCTAATACAGGTCCACAGAAAAGTTAATTTCTAAAATAGCTTATGGAAGAAAGGTTCTGGTGGGATTATGGACTCCCtattttaatatgtatattaGGTTTTTGTGTCATAGATTCTTAATCCAACAAAAATGTGGGGAGCcattaaaaggatatttttatcCCCCTATTTATTTCCAATCTTTTGTTCTCAACAGCTAACACTGGCCAAAGCATTTGTGTGGCCAACCAGGACACTGGAACAAACATGGGCCACTCAAAACTTAAGTTTCTAGTTAGTTTTGGGTGCAGGAGCAGGACAATTAGGGACTCTAgagcagaagaaatgcagaacacctgggaaATGGGTGGAAATGCACGGAAATGGCAAGAAATAGAGAGAACAGGCCTGTTTTTTATCCCAGCAAGTCAGGAAAGTGGTTCAAAAAGTCTGAATGCAGACAAAAACTGTAGcataaccttaaaaaaaaaaaaatcttacatacTGAGGATTTGGTCTTAATAGTATTAACGGGCTAATGGGAAAACCCACCCCTCTACTAACCATATACCAGTAGTGTGTCATCTGAGCAGGGTGACAAATGCTGGCGCAAAGGACACAGCAATGATAGTTGAAAGGAAAGCCAGAGCATGGATAAAATGGATCTGTCAAAGGTTGGGAAGCCAGTTTATTTAACATAGTGTCAATGCTAGCTGCAATATTTGTTCCTTCTGCAGACAGCTCTCTTCACAGCTAGAGAACGAGTGATTAATTTTAGAAACATGAATCCCTCTTCTACCCCTGCCCAGCAAGGCACAGCCGGGACATcggacactcccccccccccccttcagctGGCTCTGCTTTTGGAGGGCACGTTGCTGAGAGGAAAGGTGCagcgggagaggggagagaggctTTGGGAAGGGGCTCACGTCCTCCCCGTCATGCAGCACCCACTTGTGTTGACAAGGACATCCCTTCCAGCCAGGCTGCTCTGAGCACCGGGACGCTGGAGCCTGCGTTGCTCTGGTATTTCCCAGGAGCATTGATAAAGTTTAGGGTGCAATTACACAGAGATTAACACGCTAACTCTAGGGCACCCAGGGAACTTTGAGGATCACCTTGAGCTGCAGGACGGGTGGCCACAGCCTGTTTCTGAGGGAGATGGTGAATGTCTGCAGCAGCATCAGGCTTAGTGGATTCTGGCCGAATGGGGAATGTTTTATTATTCCTACAGGGTCATTTCAGTTTGTTTGTCTGTGTTTTCCAGGCTGAATTTGTAGAAGTGCTTAGCAGCCCACACAGATATCTTTTATGCGCTTAATTAAACATCAACTTGATCTGAAGCTTGGGTTTGACTCAAATTGTGACAGAGGCAAAGTTCAAATGGTTCTGGATGTCACTTTGCATAACCCCTCTCCTCTTACAGGCTCACGCTCTCCTTCTGCTCCCCCCACGCTCCTTTCTGACCATTCTTGTTAGATTAAGTTGCGCCATCTGGTTTTTAATTGAGAGGAGAGGTAGTCCAAATGTTTCTACGGCCTTTGGGAAACAAGAGAGGACTAAAGCCCTGTCCCCATTACAGTCTCCCTGTGCCCAACGGAAGGGTGGTGTGTGCTCTCATTCCATCTTCAGTGAACATCCAGCCCTACAGCACGGACCCACTGTGGATTTCCTTCATGAGCCGCTGCTCTCTAGCATGGACACATGATCActgcctttcctctctccttcgTAACCTTCTTACTTTTGTCTTTGCTAAGCCTCATGCTCAAATTACTCCATGTTCCACATCTTCCTATATTCAGGTTAACAAACTTTTATGAAATGAATCTATTGCAGCTTGTGAGACAAGTGAAAGATAcagttgaagaaagaaaaagaaagtgtcaGCCCAAGGCAGACAGAGACCTGGGCACTAGTTCATCACCTGAGCTATTCCAGTCAAAGGGAACTATTATTTTTACTAAGTAGCAGCCCCTGCCGTGAAGCCTCATTAGGTTAATAGGTTTCTTGGGAGCCACCCTAATTAAATCCATTTCCCATCTAGGCATGTCCTGGTGAGGCAGAATGCACAATACTTATTAGAATGTGCCTGAAATGGCTCTTTCAGCCAGCGCAAAACCAGCAGAATGCAAGTCCCACATGGTATTTTGGTTTTAACATGCAGATTAGCATTTAACAATTAAATTACTACTCATCTGATATAGCTCTATTTGTCT comes from Athene noctua chromosome 5, bAthNoc1.hap1.1, whole genome shotgun sequence and encodes:
- the ROR1 gene encoding inactive tyrosine-protein kinase transmembrane receptor ROR1, whose product is MQQPGGGDGSFLLLPLLLLLRAGSRAELGDATQGANSSVVADFMPTSSWNISSELDKDYFLTLDEPMNNITTTLGQTAELHCKVSGNPPPTVRWLKNDAPVVQEPRRISFRATSYGSRLRIRNLDTTDTGYFQCVATNGRKTVSTTGVLFVKFGPPPTASPGSSDEYEEDGFCQPYRGIACARFIGNRTIYMESLHMQGEIENQITAAFTMIGTSSHLSDKCSQFAIPSLCHYAFPYCDETSSVPKPRDLCRDECEILENVLCQTEYIFARSNPMILMRLKLPNCEDLPQPDSPEAVNCIRIGIPMADPINKNHKCYNSTGVDYRGTVSVTRSGRQCQPWNSQYPHTHTFTAIRYPELNGGHSYCRNPGNQKDAPWCFTLDENFKSELCDVPACDYKDSKEKNKMEILYILVPSVTIPLAIALLFFFICICRNNQKSSSPPVQRQPKHVRGQNVEMSMLNAYKPKSKAKELPLSAVRFMEELGECAFGKIYKGHLYLPGMDHAQLVAIKTLKDFNNPQQWAEFQQEASLMAELHHPNIVCLLGVVTQEQPVCMLFEYMNQGDLHEFLIMRSPHSDVGCSSDEDGTVKSSLDHGDFLHIAVQIAAGMEYLSSHFFVHKDLAARNILIGEQLHVKISDLGLSREIYSADYYRVQNKSLLPIRWMPPEAIMYGKFSSDSDIWSFGVVLWEIFSFGLQPYYGFSNQEVIEMIRKRQLLPCSEDCPPRMYSLMTECWHDLPSRRPRFKEIHARLRSWEGLSSHTSSTTPSGGNATTQTTSLSASPVSNLSNPRYPNYMFPAQGIPQGQIAGFIGPPIPQNQRYIPINGYPIPPGYAAFPAAHYQPQGPPRVIQHCPPPKSRSPSSASGSTSTGHVTSLPSSGSNQEANIPLLSHMSIPSHPGGIGMTVFGNKTQKPYKIDSKQSSLLGDSSVHGPNESMISAEL